In Sebaldella termitidis ATCC 33386, one DNA window encodes the following:
- a CDS encoding tetratricopeptide repeat protein translates to MKNKIYRNFFTIRILIVLSLLFTAAFSEESAEELFNTALKYQKNGQLDQAEQYYKASLKLKSDVDAMYNLGILYEDKNNYTEAEKYFKMAYDAGLSKAAYKLGYVYSKLNKKDLSERYYLQSVTKDNNIDAMYNLAVLYNSSSKKNDAIKYFKMAADKGDIDAAYNLGLLYDDAGNFDSAEYYYKKAADVNNSNINAMYNLAILYEKQNKINDSLKYYEKTYNRNYDPKILYKLGLLNDISGNYQNAEKYYKQAAEKAGDTDAMYNLGLLYMSQNKYNDAQKYFLQLYSKNKTGKTANLIGNIYERQKNYKLAEQYYNEALSLGEKNAVYNIAMLYQSQENYEQAQKYLENLAQNSRNPELYYNLALSYDMGKNKTEAEKNYLKAIELAPGNNDVSLKAMNNLGLLYYEQGNKDMAVKYLKNAVDNGYYSAALDLGIIYGQLGDKENTEKYLLTALEKGKNNGALYHLGILYYDQGKKDTAVKYLKQASANGDKDAKLMLDSM, encoded by the coding sequence ATGAAAAATAAAATATATCGGAATTTTTTTACTATAAGAATACTTATAGTTTTATCTTTACTTTTTACTGCTGCTTTTTCCGAAGAATCAGCAGAAGAGCTGTTTAATACTGCTCTAAAATATCAAAAGAACGGTCAGCTTGATCAGGCTGAACAATACTACAAAGCTTCGCTGAAATTAAAAAGTGATGTTGATGCTATGTATAATCTGGGAATTTTATATGAGGATAAAAATAATTATACAGAGGCTGAGAAATATTTTAAAATGGCTTATGATGCCGGTCTTTCAAAGGCTGCTTATAAGCTGGGATATGTATATTCAAAGCTTAATAAAAAAGATCTCTCGGAAAGATACTATCTTCAGTCTGTTACTAAAGACAATAATATAGACGCTATGTATAATCTGGCAGTTCTTTATAACAGCAGCAGCAAAAAAAATGATGCGATAAAATATTTCAAAATGGCAGCAGATAAAGGTGACATCGATGCTGCATATAATCTGGGGCTTCTTTATGATGATGCAGGTAATTTTGATTCTGCAGAATATTATTATAAAAAAGCTGCCGATGTTAATAACAGTAATATAAATGCCATGTATAATCTGGCTATTTTATATGAAAAGCAAAACAAAATAAATGATTCCCTAAAATATTATGAAAAAACCTATAACAGAAATTATGATCCGAAAATACTTTATAAACTAGGACTTCTGAATGATATCTCAGGAAATTATCAAAATGCAGAAAAATATTATAAACAGGCAGCGGAAAAAGCCGGTGATACTGACGCTATGTATAATCTTGGACTTTTATATATGTCACAGAATAAATATAATGATGCACAAAAATACTTCCTGCAGCTTTACAGCAAAAATAAAACAGGAAAAACAGCAAATCTTATTGGAAATATCTATGAACGACAGAAGAATTACAAACTTGCCGAGCAGTATTATAATGAAGCTCTTTCACTTGGTGAGAAAAATGCGGTCTATAATATTGCTATGCTTTACCAGTCTCAGGAAAATTATGAACAGGCTCAGAAATATCTCGAAAACCTTGCACAAAATTCTAGAAACCCTGAGCTGTACTATAATCTTGCACTTTCATATGATATGGGGAAAAATAAAACCGAAGCCGAGAAAAATTATTTGAAAGCCATAGAACTCGCTCCGGGGAATAACGATGTTTCGTTAAAAGCTATGAACAATCTCGGACTGCTCTATTATGAGCAGGGAAATAAAGATATGGCCGTAAAATATTTGAAAAACGCAGTGGATAATGGTTATTACAGTGCGGCTCTGGATCTGGGAATTATTTACGGACAGCTTGGTGATAAGGAAAATACAGAAAAATATCTTTTGACTGCTCTGGAAAAGGGAAAAAATAACGGTGCACTTTATCACCTTGGAATCTTATATTATGATCAGGGGAAAAAAGACACAGCTGTAAAATATTTAAAACAAGCCTCTGCAAATGGGGACAAAGATGCAAAATTAATGCTGGACAGCATGTAA
- the dxr gene encoding 1-deoxy-D-xylulose-5-phosphate reductoisomerase: MQTNISILGATGSIGKNALSIIRENRDKFNITALSADKNWQALAENIREFKPKYVSVGTQEGYDSIKREFPNIEIFMGCEGLKNIGQLDETDILLTAVSGSIGLPATVEAIKKEKRIALANKETMVAGGYLIRDLLKKYNSEIIPVDSEHSAVFQSLKAGSHNEIERIILTASGGPFRGADKKFLENVTLEQALKHPNWSMGAKITIDSSTLVNKGLEVIEAHHLFLVDYDKIDVIIHPQSIIHSMVEFRDKSVIAQMGEPDMKTPILYAFTYPERVENKLLGNFDFMKFNNITFEKADFEVFKGLKLAYDAGKQGESYPIVYNAANEAAVDLFMNRKINYTDIYKIIEDELNTHKSVKSLDLDVIMDVDREIKNKIYNLYE, translated from the coding sequence ATGCAAACAAACATTTCAATACTGGGGGCTACTGGAAGCATTGGTAAAAATGCCCTTTCAATAATACGTGAAAATCGTGACAAATTTAATATTACTGCTCTTTCAGCGGACAAAAACTGGCAGGCACTGGCAGAAAACATCAGGGAATTCAAACCAAAATATGTATCTGTGGGAACACAGGAAGGATATGACAGTATAAAAAGAGAATTTCCGAATATAGAGATTTTTATGGGTTGTGAAGGATTGAAAAATATAGGACAGCTTGATGAAACTGATATTTTATTAACTGCGGTAAGCGGATCCATAGGACTTCCGGCTACTGTGGAAGCTATAAAAAAAGAAAAAAGAATAGCTCTGGCAAATAAAGAAACTATGGTTGCAGGAGGTTATCTTATACGTGATCTTCTAAAAAAATATAACTCGGAAATTATTCCCGTGGACAGTGAACACAGTGCTGTTTTTCAGTCATTAAAAGCAGGCAGCCATAATGAAATAGAAAGAATTATTCTTACTGCTTCAGGAGGACCATTCAGAGGTGCCGATAAAAAATTCCTTGAAAATGTCACTCTGGAACAGGCGTTAAAACATCCAAACTGGAGCATGGGTGCCAAGATTACTATTGATTCTTCCACTCTTGTTAATAAGGGACTGGAAGTAATAGAAGCCCATCATCTTTTTTTGGTTGATTATGATAAAATTGATGTTATAATACATCCGCAGAGTATTATCCATTCTATGGTAGAATTCAGGGATAAATCCGTTATTGCACAGATGGGAGAGCCTGACATGAAAACTCCTATTCTTTACGCCTTTACCTATCCCGAAAGAGTGGAGAACAAACTGCTTGGGAACTTTGATTTTATGAAGTTCAATAATATTACTTTTGAAAAAGCCGATTTTGAAGTTTTCAAAGGTCTTAAGCTGGCATATGATGCGGGAAAACAGGGAGAATCTTATCCTATTGTATATAATGCCGCAAACGAAGCTGCTGTAGACCTGTTTATGAACAGAAAAATCAATTATACTGATATCTACAAAATTATAGAAGATGAACTAAATACACATAAATCGGTTAAATCTCTGGATCTTGATGTTATTATGGATGTAGACAGAGAAATAAAAAATAAAATTTATAATTTATATGAATAA